CGTCTACTGCATGGAACGGGACACCGCACATCGGTGCACGTTCTTCCAGTCCACAGTTTTTTCCGGTAAGGGTGATGTCCAGTTCTTTTGATGCTACCAGTGCATCATCAAAGAACATCTCATAGAAATCTCCCAGTCTATAAAATAAAATGCAGTCTTTGTATTCTTCTTTTGTTTTCATATACTGCTGCATCATAGGTGTTAATTCAGCCACTTTTTTATCTCCTCTTGTGTAATACTTGTGAATTCAGGAATGCCATTGGCAATCTCGAAACTTCGGCATCTTTATATTATAACATCTCATCCTGTTTCATGAAAGTCGAAATTTTAGACAAACAGGAAAAGATTAGTTATCACTACCTGCCACATGTTTATCAAATATCAAAACGGATGATGTAACACTACCAAATGCGGTAATGTGGTATTGGTTCTCTATAGAACCAATGGAGCAGATATCCGGACAGAAGGATACCCATAGTACATAAAAAAGAAAAAATAAGCGCAAAGGGAAGACAAATCTGCCCCCATAACTGCAATGGCATATCCGAATAATCCCAAACTGCCAGGTGATACCATTTGTTTACGATAATTCCAGTGATAAATTCCATACTCACAACAAAGATCGTACAACGTGTAATCTGTCTTGGCAGAGCATCCTGCCATTCTGTCAGCCGTCCCTGCCATGTAAAAAACTGCATACACAGTCCGCCAAGCATGAACATACTTATATGTGAAAAACCGCGAAATAAGACTTCAATCCCATAATAAATACATCCTCCGACAGCCCATAGTACAAGATATTCACTTATATTTTTTAAATAAATGTTTTTCTTTGATAAGCTATTCTTCATATAAAAACGCCCTCACTATCTGTTCTTACAAAATAGTGTGAGCGTTTTCTACTCGTTTTATCA
The sequence above is drawn from the Dorea formicigenerans genome and encodes:
- a CDS encoding putative ABC transporter permease, whose protein sequence is MKNSLSKKNIYLKNISEYLVLWAVGGCIYYGIEVLFRGFSHISMFMLGGLCMQFFTWQGRLTEWQDALPRQITRCTIFVVSMEFITGIIVNKWYHLAVWDYSDMPLQLWGQICLPFALIFSFLCTMGILLSGYLLHWFYREPIPHYRIW